Sequence from the Chelonoidis abingdonii isolate Lonesome George chromosome 16, CheloAbing_2.0, whole genome shotgun sequence genome:
cctcagtgcagagggaggaagagaatgggccggaaccagggagaaggtaggtacccactgtatgtgggcagggccaggagcccagactggcagcgggctgagcgagtCCAgtagccaggatcccggctggcaggatccggcagatggaacccctgagtggcagtgggctgaacagctcagtccactgccagtctggggtcctggccgccagccccgcacagcctgctgccggtcaggggttctgtctgccagacccttcccaggtggggtcctggccTTACGCCctactcagcccactgctggcctaagtgaacagaaccccagaccagcagcaggctgagcgggccagcgtcataagatcaacattttaatttaactttaaataaagcttcttaaacattttgagaaccttgtttattttacagtacaacactagtttagttatataatataaacacttgtagagagagaccttctaaaaaacattaaaatgtatgaccggcacgcgaaatcttaaattagagtgtataaatgaagactcggcacaccacttctgaaaggttgctgacccctgttctaaagaATGTTAGGAACATGATCTCTAGCTAGACAATTTGCATGCAGtagccagcagaggaagaaagcaCTGACCAGGAAGGAGTGGATTTGGCTAAAGCAGGTTAAGCCAGTAGGCTGGCAGTTCCATAGGGCCTAGCAATGCAGTGAAGCAGTTTTCTTTGCAAACCATCATCAAAAAGCAGCTCTCTTGGTTTTAAATGATATGATAAAATACCTGGATCCTGTAATAAGCACTCAGTGCAGGAAGTATGTCCTTTTCAGTGGCACAGCTTGTGCATGGCAAGAAAGGAGTTCTGTCCCTCGGCTAGTCATTGTGGAGGCCTCTGCTGCACTTTGTGGGAAGCTGAGGTATACGCCTGAGTCCCTGAACAGGACATGATAGCTGCAGTGAGGCTGGGAATGAATTGGTCATCGGTATCTGCTCTCCCCAACACAGCAGCTAAGTCAGCGCCTATGCCGAAGGTGATAGCAAAGGCAGTGCCTCCTGCCAAAAAAGCAGTGAGCAGCAGCGAGGACTCCAGCGATGATTCGGActctgaggaggaagaaaagaagccAGCACAGGTCAGCTTTTCCTTCCTGTCCTTTCGAAAGCATGTTCCACCGTAATAGAGAATGTTAAATGTGACCAACACTGTGTGGGATTGGAACTACTCTTGGGGCTGGGGATTGGCTACAGAGCATGGGTCCTGGATCACTTGTTCTATTTATCAGGCCTTAATCCAAACTCAGAGCAATTTTGCTTACACGCTAAACTTTTTGAGGTAGAGGACATGTGTTCTTAGCTCTCTATAAAGCACTCAGCATGTGACTAGAGCTCTACGAATAAGTTAGTCCTGTAACATGAAATCTGCTGGTGGACTGGTTCTAATGAAAGCAGAGGCAGATCTATAGGGTGCATTTCCTATCTAGTATTGCAATCTGCTTCTCTCCCATGAGACTGAGACAGACTGCTGTAGCCCGCTCCTTTAACCCGAGGGGAAGTCTGCATTTGTTTACACTGCCACCAGAGTAACCAGTGTATAAAATGCCCAGGACAAGAGGGTGTTATCCCTAATCACCGTCTGTAAATGAAATAGTAGCATGTAACTAGTGCTGAGGGAGAGTAGTAGtatttcctcccttttccctgtgTGTTGATACCACCAAGCTGAAAATTAATATCTGGAGCTGTGTTCTTCATGTGCAAGACATGGAGCTGAGGTACCAGTACCCAATTAAGGCTGAGGACAAGGGCAAaggtgcccagccagcagagctgagccCTCAGACTAGTGCCTTCTCATAGGGAAGGGGACCACCAGGCAGCTACCAACCACAAATCCGTCCCTTTTGGATGACTGTGGGTTGGGTTCTGAAAATTCACATGCATGAAAGAGACCCTGGGTGGATTCCAGTGGGCCATCTAGGATAATCATCCATGTGTTGGGATTTTCAGAACCCAACTTGGAGCCATCCCTTTCTGGTGTTGTTCTTCCCTCTGGGATAGTCACTAGTCGGAGGGCCTAGTGCCCTGTTTGGGCACCCTGACTCTTTGCTCTCCTTATCCTCAAGTCTCTGGGTACATCTGCTCCCTTTCCTGTTAAGTGGGAGAGAGATCATTCCAGCTTGGAAGTATCGGGGCAAAGGGAAAAGTGTCTCCTGCTGTTGAAGCATAGGGAATTTCCTGTACGTTTGGGGTTATGCGCCTAAAATAGAGCATCAGCTTTCCAGAATAAAAACTCCCAACTCAAGGTTGTCTAACATTTGACTGGAAGTCCATACAGATAATCGGTATAGAATGGGTGTGCCAACTGGACTGTGGTCCTATCTCTCACTCCTCTGTCCCTTTAGGCCTTGTTGACTAGAAAGGTctctgattaatttttcctctcttgataGAAGGTAACCAAAGCCCAGGCCAAGCCAGCTGCCATCAAAACCCAGTCCCAGAAGAAGACTAAGAGCTCCTCCAGCTCAGACTCCAGCAGCTCAGAGGATGAAAGGCCGAAGAAACAGCCGCTGAAGCAAGTGGCGActaaaacagcagcaaaatcagGTATCTGGCTGCACTGAGCAGATGTGTGTGAATTGGAAACCCAGGGGAAGAACTGGGGTCTAGGTGACCAAACACCCTGGTAGAGAAGATACCATCCTAGCATGGCCACTCGGGTGACCCAGTCCAACTTGCTAGGATCACTGATGATGGAGACCTGGGGCTGCACTGGTAGCATATATTAGGCTTTGATTTCTGGAAATCCAGATATAAATCTGATCACAGGTTAATTGAATTTGATCCTAAATGGATAATTACATCTCGTGACTAACTAGATCCAATGGTTGTCACCAATCCCTGACTAATTGCTTGGGCCATGTGTTGCTTGTTAATGCTTTCCACTTTGAGACAACACTAACTTAAGTTAAACTTAACCCTCAGCCTATAGTTATGGGACTTGGAATCAGTGGTATCACCACAACTTCCCCCAACTGGTACTAGACTAGTTGGGTTGTCAGAAAAGTTAACGGTAAGAGgcattttttgttaaaagttgGCAGTGAGTCTTTTTAAGATAATTAGGTTGTACAGAATCCAAATATGGTTGTTCCCAAGCTGTATGTTGTGTATAAAGGCCTCTACAAAGAGAACAAAGTAACATGTGGAAATCACTTAAGTGATTATTTACTTTTAGTTTAGGATCAACATATTTTTGTTGGGTCTTAATGAGTTGTAGGATGTAATAAGTGATTAAATACGCACAACCTTTTTATAAAGTTATTGAATTTCAGTTTATTTGCAAGAGGTACtggatatattttaatatattatacaaCCATGAAAGGGCTTGTTTACGTGGCTCTTATAACTTGAGCATTCGCCTCTTAAAAGAAAAGTGTACAAATACAACACACAATCTCAAAacacctgttttttaaaaacaggtaaaTATTTTCATGACAAAACATTAGTAAACATTTTAATTCAcacaagttaagcacatgttaaaGTTGTACAGGCTGTCTACAATGCAAGCAGCTGCATAATCCTTGCTGATACTGAAATCTTTGTGACCAGTGTGTGACAAGGCATCGCCCTGAATTTTCAGTGTAACATGTACCTGTGACAGAAATAGGTCATCTTGGGGTAGCCATCTCATCATCTTGGCAAGAATCCATTGTTTGTGAGAGAGGTACATATTTATACTTGATTAGAACTAAGAGTGTCTCAGCAGCCGATTGATCAGGCAATACAATGACATAAATCCCCAATAGAAGCTTGAAGTTTCCGAGTGTATGATGATTTACAGCAGATGTAGGAGTATGGGATTTCCATGCCAGTTTTCTTTGCAAGATTGCCGTAATATTGCCATGCCATGGCCTTGACTGGCTGCATACTGAAGCTCATTTTGAAGCTAAAGCATTGCTGTGTCAGTAATTTTGGTGCCCTCACTCTTTTTCATCACAGACTTCATAAATGGGATGTAACAAGTCAGGTAGTACTTGCCTTCAGGAGCTATGAGGTCACTTCCTCCAGCTAAACAAACACTGATTTTGTGGTCAAATAGAGCTGCCTTCATTATTTGTTCATTCATCTTGAGTGTAGTTACAGAAATGAGTCTCTGTTTAGAGTGTACTCCTTGACAAAGCATACGGCATCTCCAGTCCATGAGTTTCACAGCATGGGACTCTCTTGTATTTATTGGGATCACTACAGCTTGCCACATGTGATTTATATCAGTTGCAGATGTTGTTGTTTTCTATAACCTCTTGATTTTGCCTTTGTCAGTGTAATGGGCATAACAATTTCTGTGTCACACGACTGATACTCTGTTCTGAATGAAAGATGCACTCAATTTTGTCAGTGGCCTCTCTATATTTGCtatcttattttttctttgtaatgGCTGTTGCCTCTCTTAGTCCGTGCAATCCTTGTTCACCTGCTTCATGCACGTCTTCTTTACTTGATTCTTGGCAAATAATGCAGAGATTGTATGAAACTGGCATGGAGCTCTTGAGACTCCTTCAACTGTAACCAACATAAGTGTCATAAACCACCACCTCATCTAACTAGTGGTGCTCTCTTCATTTGTAAAAATATATACCATCACCTCTGTTAACTGTGCTCTAACTTCAGAGCATTATGTATACTAAAACAAGTACTAAGCATGAAGGAAAACGAGAATTATTTCACGTTacaggaaaaataacttctgttaTGATTAACTTATTTCTAATACAAGACAAGatgggtcaggtaatatcttttattagaccaatatTACCTCAACCtccttgtctctcatatcctgggaccaatgcgTCTACAACTAGACTGCACACAACTTATTTCTAATATGATACAGTGATTACTAAATGCTCTACAAAATTGAATAAAAGTGTGAGGGGTCTAAATGTCAAAATTCAGTTTAGTAACAATCCATTTCTGAAACTAGGTTTTGAAAGCAGGTTCAAATTGTGTTGCCAGTTTATAATAATAAATGCCTCTAAACCTCTTCAGAGGATTGAGTCTGAGATTTCTATTTGGTCTATAATGAAAAAAGCAGTCTGCAGAGAGATTGCTTAGAGCTGCCCTGATAAACAGGAGGAGAATGAGTGGCttcccaggagagggctggagagtCTTGCCTTGTGCAGAGTGGGGAGCTGGTGCTGTCCAGGACATTTTTTTTGCATTGAGTGTGATTACCATTCCCTACCTCtcatgttttctaaaccctttCTTTGCCTTTTCTCCAGCAGGAAGTAAAGCTGCCTGCAAAGCGGCCAATGGCaaggcagaaagcagcagcagcagtagcagtagTGAGGATTCTGACAAGGAAAAAGCTGCATCAGCAAAGGTAAACAGTGATACAAGCATGGATGACTCCATTGGTGTGAGAGAAATCTAAGAGTCTGTCCTTGATCTAAGGGTTGTGTAAAGTAACCCCCAAACTGCACGATAGCTGAGTGCACGCTCATGCCGTCATTGTAGCTTTTTGCAACATCTTGCTCGGGCTTTGTGTCTTAGGAACCCCACCAACAGTCTTCTCTGCTACTGGGTGATCCATTCCTCTTTCCTGAGCCAGGAATCCCTTTATAGCTTCTGCATGTTGCACCCTCTTTATGGCTTGCTTTCCTGTTGCCAGATGTGCTACTCTACCAGCCTTCCAAATTCCTGCGTTGCTTCTGCAGTCCCACTGGGGAGAGTGTTAGAGCAACTTCCCTGAAATAGAGCTGGACCCCAGCTCCCAGAGAGCTCTGACTTCTCCCAGATACCTCACTGCTAATGTCTCAGCACCCCTGACAGTGAGTGGTGGTGCCCCATCTCTCTCGCTCTCTAGTTACTAATGTTCTGTCTCACCTCTTCTCAGCCAAAGAGTCTCCCATGTAGGAATTTAATGTGAAGTAAGAAATCCTGATGCTCTGATGATGAGACCTGTAATGTGCTTCCTGGCATTTGAGAAATGTCCCTAGTTCCTGGCTCTATCCTAGAAATCTGATGCGCAGTGAATAGGGCAGAGAGGTGAAGAGGGGACTCTCTAACGCAGAGTAGGGgtggtgtctgtgcagcacctatcTCTCAAAGCTTAGCCTCCTTAATGAGGAAAGGTATTTGTCTGTCTTGCTTGCAATAAGGCTGTTCCCAAGAAAACACCACTGCCCAAACCTTCAGCCGCCCAGGTGCCCCCAAGTAAAGCCAGAGCCCCTGCCAAAGAGAGCTCCAGCAGCGAGGACTCTTCTGACAGCTCAGAGGATGAAAAGCCAGCCTCAAAATCAAAGCCGAAGCCTGGTGAGTACCAAAAACATTGCTGGTACTGTGGAGAGGAGGCTTTCTGCCACTACTAGCCCTAGAGGggtttagttgcccatctctgcttGGTGTGGCCCAGAAGGCTGAGTGGCAGTGGCGTCAGCAAACGTGGAACTGCAGGGGCTTTGTTCAAGCTGCGTCCGGCTGAGACATGGCTTAAATCTCAAACCCACACCTTCTCTTCAGGTGAAAACTACATTAGTTGCATCTCTTATGTGGTCATTGTCTCTGAGCATCCTGCTCTTCAGAGAGCTATTAGAGGCTTTTCTCACCCATGATTCCCAGCCTGACTGGAGTTGGGAAGAAAATTCCCTGTGGGTAGATCAGTCCATAACTGTGCATTACAGGGCTTCATGCACCTTACTCTGAAGCGTGTAGTGCTGGCCAGTATTAGGCTGGGTAATGAACTAGGTGGATCCTGTGCCCTGGTCTAGTATAACAGTTCCTAGGACTTCAGTAAACAGTAGCAAGAGTGAAATGTAGATGGGTTTCTTTACCTGGAGGGGAGCTGAGGTGCAGAGCAGTaaatgaacagcagcagcagtggaagtGTCGCAACAAATTTTTTGGAGGCCTCATAGTGCGGCACTCAACAAGTAATATGCACATAtatacatccaaatcattgttACTTATTTATGTAAGGTtttggggtggtggtgttttgtttttgttttttgcagactcaataataaaaataatgcacagTTATtgctattctttactggacctaacagaatagaaacacaaataaggtgctctTCATGTTCTCGtctcttttattgtttgttttgaagTGGTTATCTGTACAACAATTCTATTatgtcaaagcatttttaaatttacttcagataataatgaaaaacatCTGGGTGGCTTGAGTatggagaggggagggatggCTGTGGCTGCCGTGGGATGACTTCGGGCAGGTGGGAGGCTCAGGACTTTGGCCAGCCTGAAGCTCCTCAAGGGGGGCgctctgggcttcagccagcTCGGGGCTTCTCCAAGCAGATGTAGGGGTGGAGACTTGGGGCTTcggccagcctggggctcctccgggaggggtgggggggttgtggcTCCAGCCGCAGGGGAGACGTGGGGTCTCAGGGCTCTGGCTTCCGGGGAggcgggggctagcctccccaaagagagactccacccactgcccatgcaCCCGCTGCTTACCTCCTGTGTCCCTCCTCCAGTCCCCCACCTGCTTTTCATCTCCTTATCCCTTCCACTTCCCTCTTCACTCCCCAGCCTCACAGACCCCCCCACCCATCACGAGAGCCCCTGCTCACTGAGTGGCTCACTGCTCACCTCACTCCGCCACTCACAGCCAAACCCTCTGCCcgcctcctcaccctgctgctggcttGCCACTCACCTCTTTACTCCCCCACCAGGCCTGCCTCCACcactcacttcctctctctcacccctCTCACCCCCTGCTGCTTACTTCCTTTCACACACACCACTCCCTTCATCGCCTCCTCACCTTCTTCCTTAAGTGTTGTGTGttccacctagggtgaccagatgtcctgattttatagggacagttccaatttttgggtctttttcttatatcgggtcctattacccccaccccctgtcctgatttttcacatgtgctgtctggtcaccctagttccaacACACTCTTCAGAGAGGTGGCACATGCAGGAGTAACAGGGatgctttccctctcctccagtgCCCAGGAAACTGCTGTAGCTGCAGGGAAACCCCCTGGTGGTCGCATGGGGCCCACATTTGAGAAATTATGGATTAGACCACCTAAATCTAAAAGGGAGGAATGCTACGGTGACCCCCAGCAACGGAGagtggtgctgctgctgaaggAGTCGGGAGTGGCAGTACTCTGGGGATGTCCCCTCCCACCATACTGAATATAAAACCCTTGTTGATCACAACTGTGCAAGTGATTAGGAGCAAGTAGCATACCTGGCTTGTTTTATATCGTCGCCTGGCTAAAACAGGGAAGTCCAGCATGACGTGTGCCGTATTTGCTAGCGTGCAGGGCTGGTGTGTCTGCATTGGTGCCCCCGGTGATCCTGTCTCTTTGTAGGTCCATACAGTGCGGTGCCACCCCCAAAGGTCACAGAGCCAAGAAAGGGCAAAGCAAAGCCCTCTCTTGCAAAGGCTCCTGGGAAAAAAGCCGAGAGCAGTGACTCCTCAGACAGCAGCTCGGATAGCAGTGATGAAATGGAGCAGGGGCCCAAGAAGGGAATGACAGGTGAGTTGTAGGGAGAGGGAAGCTAGGAAGGGGTCATGTTAGATAGTGCAGGAAGTGCCTGTGTGGGGTGCAGTCAGTTCCTGGCCACAGAGTGGCTTCTGACATTATCTGACAGTTGTGGAATATGCTgctgttttttgcctttttaaaggTCTCAGGGCAGCTAGTATCTGTCCCAAAACAGGCTCCAGGAGCTGAGCTTGAGTTCCAGACTGTGCTCAGTCCCATCTCTAATTTGGACACGAGGTCAGATGAACCCTACTggaattccatttacttcagtggagttatgccagggATGAGTCTGGCCCATTATTGAAGTTGGCAGAGGCCTTGCATTGGGTTAATGTATCATGTGAATGAAAATCGCTTATGTATCTGACCCCCTGCGTGTGTTGAGAAGGGGAGCATGTGCTCATGTGCGATGCTGCATTTGCAGCCCAAGAATGGGCTGCAAGTTAGGCCTGGTCTGTAGTGTGCCATGCGAGGGGACAAGGAGGCCTGACATCTGCCTACTCCAGGTGGTTAGGAATCCCAGGGGCTGGGAATCTGGAGTCCTAAATTCTTTGCAATGCTGCCCATGGGTGAATTGCCTGTCTTTTCTGTCCAAGAGGATAATAACCcaccttcctttttaaaaaaaacaaacaaacaaggagtccagtggcaccttaaagactaacagatttatttgggcataagttttcgtgggtaaaaaacctcacttcttcagatgcatggagtgaaagttacagatgcaggcccCTGCCTCCTCTGGCACCTGGAGTTCTGAGGACCCCCGCCTCTCCTGTGGCTGGAGCCGcaaaccctgcacccctcccaggtcattctataacagatttaaaagtcactattcttgaacaaaaaacttcagaaacagacttcaaagagaagcagcaaaactAACAtgtatttgcaaatttaacaccattaatctgggcttgaatagagactgggagtggctggctcattacagaagcagctttgtctctcctggaattgacaactcctcatctattattgggagtggactgcatccaccctgattgaattggccctgtcaacactggttcccCACtggtgaggtaactcccttctcttcatgtgtcattatataatgcctgaaTCTggaactttcactccatgcatctgaagaagtgagatttttttacccacaaaagcttatacccaaataaatctgtcagtctttaaggtgccactggactccttgttgtttctgcggatacagactaacatggctaccccctgatacttaccaccctcctttgtaaagctccTGCAGATCcctggatgaaaagtgctgtgtgaGATTCATGGCAATTATTTCTCTTGCAGCCAAAGCAAGTCtggctaaaaaaaaatctgcctcagCACCCACTGTTGTGACCAAGAAGGGTGGATCCAGTTCGGACAGTGACTCTGGTGAGTGcgggagcagggatttgaacttttGATGGAGTGACTGCACATGTTCCCTTTCAGGCCGGGTTCATTCAGCAAGGACCCAACTGCCTCTTTGCTAGGACCCTTAGTGAGAGTGAGTCTGAGCTCCCTGCAGTGTCCATGACAAGGTAAAGGGCTGCCTCTGAAAACTGCAGCCCTCCTGTATTGATGTGGTGGGAAGCACAAGTGAGTGGCACAGACAAAAACAGTGACTAGTCCAGGAAGGTCTGCAGATTGCAGGGTGTGAAGGGTATTCCCTAACAGTACCTGTGGCAGGATTAggaggggtggttttttttttgatccATTTCTGGGCTCTTCAGGTCCTCCATAACAGAGTCATGTCTGGAACCAGGTGTAAATTCTCTAGGTGAAAAATATCCCCCTTATGCCAGGTCcaaggtggggagaagggggaaccttttttaaataaatcttcagTTCCATTTGGACCACTGCTAAAACAGTCTGGAGTGTGGAATAGAAAACTCAAATGGTGTCCTTTCCATCTTTCCCAGTTCACTCCAGtctgttctccttttctttttgtcatttgattcctttctctctgtttcaTTTTGTTCTTTGATCCCCACTAcacacttttcttttctctccattatTTCTTTCCTGGTGCTCTCCTCCCTCTTTGCTCTTTCTTTAGTGAAACCAATACTCTTTCTTCAATCCCGTAGTTTCTGCACCACTCCCCATCCACTCAGCGCCCTCTCACTGCACACACTCGTATGAAGGGTTGGGCCTatctcctgctgctgttcctcatTCTCCCAGCAAAGAAGAAACATGGAAATCTTTAGGGCACATTCTCAACCCTATGTCCTCCAGCTCCTGTTGCCTCCATTCCCTGGGACGGGGGCAGAAACATAGGCAGGACTACATGCTGTGGTGCTCTCTACTGGCCATTCAGAGTGCTTATTGCACTTCTctgcccactctgccccttctctggctctgctgctggcctcacCTCACCTCATTTGATGATAGTAGTTCGGTGAGTGCCAAAAATCCAGTGGCAGTGGTGCCTCTGTAAAATGTGAGGTTCAAGGCCACAGTTTTGCCTACAATGACCACAGTCTGAGGTCCCTGGTTGTATGCCTCTAAAACACACTGACACTTGCGGATGTGCTTCTCTTGTCTAGATTCCAGCTCTGAGGAAGAGAAGGTAGCGACCAAGCTCACTGCCAAATCACTTGCAGCGAAGGGTCCCGCCAAACAGGCGAAGAGTTCTGCCAAGCCAGGACAAGCAAAGAAAGGCTCCAGCTCCTCCTCGGACAGCTCAGGTATCAGGACAGGAAGGGATGGGGATCTCAGCCCCGCCACTACTGAGCAGGTGTGAGTGCTGTGCCTACCGTCCTAGTCTGTGTTCCCAGCTGTGGTACCAAGAATACAGAGGCACAGGGACACTGTCTAATCAAGCAGACCTGATATTTGCTGACCAATTCCTGATGATAAAAGTTAAGCATGCAGAACCAATCCCATGCAAAGTGCCAGTTCTCTTGGGCATGAAGTATGGGGAAACAGGCACCCACTAATGCTTCATCACTCACAACTCCTACACCTCTGCCACATAATGAAATACAGTGTACTGGGGAGCTGTTCAGTGAAAAGCCACTTGGGGGCCGAACTTTATTCTCCAGTGGGGAGAatacaggggaaggaggaggacggTCCCATCTCTAACCCATTTCTGCAACAGCCACTGTCCATGATAGTGCTTGTAAACCACACTAAagagctgcagcactgtttaaGAGCAGCTAGTGCATGGTACTGCCTTGAAACTGTAAACCACCCTTCTGAGGGGTGGGAACGGGAATGGCCCCAACTCAGCTCTGATTGTTAGTGCCATTTGATTCTGTGCTAGCAGCAAGTTCCTAGGGCTCTTCAGCCATGTTGCTAGGGCCCGAAAGTCGTTCTTGTTTGGCAGTATGTGTGGTTCAGTCCAGTTCCTACGGGGCAGGTGTTTAACACAACCACTTGTCCCCCtgtggcagtctcagcagaggtaAAGCGTCACTTGGAACATGGAGACTGAGCTCCCTGATGACTTGGAAGAGCCACTTCTGAGGGTCAGAGTTGAGGTGTgcttgtggggggaggagaagatggCAGCTTTCCATGCTACACCTATTCTAAGCAGAGCCAATAAATCTCTAAGGCTGTTGTTCTGCACTTTTCACAAAGTCCCAAACCAAACAGGTTTTGCTTAGGTACTAGTGTGGAAGGGACTCCAGTTACTGCTCCTGCTTGTCTAGTTTGGTCTGACTGAACAAGTCTGTTCAGTACTTGATTATTCTCACTGGAATCTTCTTGTATTGGAAATTTCCCTCCCAGATTCTGACAGTTCTGAGGATGAGACCCCTGCAAAGCCTGCAGTCAAACCAGCTCCACCTGCAGCCAAGAAGCCTCTTGCTGTGGCAAAGAAAGCCCAGACCAGCTCTGACTCAGAtagcagctccagcagctctgaggaagagaagaaagcCCCTCCAACTAAGCCAGCTAGCAAGACAGCTAAGCCAGGATCCAAACCCTGCACCCTGGGCCCCAAAGCCAGCAGCTCAGATTCTGACAGCTCAAGCAGTGAGGAGGAGCAGAGCAAACCAGCAGTGAAACCAGCCAGCAAATCACCAGGGGGCACTAAAGCTGCTGCAGGGAa
This genomic interval carries:
- the NOLC1 gene encoding nucleolar and coiled-body phosphoprotein 1 isoform X3, coding for MAEPRVVPSDLFPLVFAFLRDNHFEGAARAFGRAAGVTDQDPNAASLLDVFNYWLKSPDAKKRKAVPNGPPAKKSKKESSSSSDESSSEEDEKTTAKKPAAKSAPMPKVIAKAVPPAKKAVSSSEDSSDDSDSEEEEKKPAQKVTKAQAKPAAIKTQSQKKTKSSSSSDSSSSEDERPKKQPLKQVATKTAAKSGSKAACKAANGKAESSSSSSSSEDSDKEKAASAKAVPKKTPLPKPSAAQVPPSKARAPAKESSSSEDSSDSSEDEKPASKSKPKPGPYSAVPPPKVTEPRKGKAKPSLAKAPGKKAESSDSSDSSSDSSDEMEQGPKKGMTAKASLAKKKSASAPTVVTKKGGSSSDSDSDSSSEEEKVATKLTAKSLAAKGPAKQAKSSAKPGQAKKGSSSSSDSSDSDSSEDETPAKPAVKPAPPAAKKPLAVAKKAQTSSDSDSSSSSSEEEKKAPPTKPASKTAKPGSKPCTLGPKASSSDSDSSSSEEEQSKPAVKPASKSPGGTKAAAGKKAAAAGKKAAAASSSSSSSDSSSDDDEKPTTAGTPVAGLKPGKGAQNSSSLVKEKPKASSTPATKSPATKKPEPKPAGGSESSSESSSEEQGKANGAGSIKKKRKSEDDQELETPDSKKIKTKPHSFPKVKQPTVPFRRVREEEIEVDSRVANNSFDAKKGAAGDWGEKAHNVLKFTKGKSFRHEKTKKKRGSYCGGAISTQVNSIKFESD